CGGTCGTCGTCGATCCGCGAAGCGGTCTGCAGGGAGGCAGGTCGATCGCCAGACCGCACTTGCGCGATGGCAATTCTTTGCAAAGCTTGGTCTCGCTCCTCGGTGGGCATCTGGGCAACCTGGGCCAACGCGGGTCCGAATTCGCCGGTGTCGATTGCGGCATCGAGGGATGAAGCATCAAGCTGCGCGACGCATAAAAAGCCGAGTGCAACCTGCAAAGCTGCTGCAATCGCCGATAACATGGTTGAGGCTGAATGACGATGGCGCATCAAACAACACTTCCTCGTAGTGCGAAAATATCCGGTAGATCGCGAAATTGCGAGCATCGACGCGATGGCACCAAGGCTCGTTCTGGCAAGCGATCTCAACTAGCAGCCTCGCACAAGTGGAGGGGCCAAGTCAAGCAGATTTTTGGGCAGAGGGTTCCGGGTTCGCGCTTCAGCACACTCACAAGAATATTGGCCTAAATTCTTGTGAAATTGCCAATCGTGTTTCTCGGCAAGGGTTGGGTTCCATTCTCCCTGAACCCTGAACCCCCACCCCTAAATGCAACAAACGGCTCGTTCCGCTGGTCGCGGCGAGCCGTTTGTTGATGGATCGAAAGAGAAGCGGAGAAGCGTTGGATCGGAGTTTTTCGATCGCCTTTGCCTAAGGCGGCGGGCATGGCCCTTCTCGGCGAATTTTCGCCGGGAGGTGGGCGCTGTGCCCGCCGGTTGACTCGTGGATCGTACGTCTGCATCGGCCGCGCCGATCTCGGATCTGCCGCAGGAACCGGTTTGCCTCATCGTTGGGTTGCAAACCGGGCTTACGCCCCACGGACGCAGATCGCAGTACGAACGATCGCGATTGGCTATGCGATCGACTGCCGACTCATCGAACTAGCCGCCGCATCCGCAACCGCAAGCCGGGGCACAGCCGCAATCGCAGCAATTGTCACAGCAGCAGGCACGCTTGCAGCAATGGTGCAACCAGCCAAACAGACGGCAGCGATGACCACAGCAGGGCTGGCAGCAGTCGCCGCAGTTCGGTTCGCAGCCGCAGGCTGGTTCGCAACCGCAGGCGGGTTCGCAGCCACATGCTGGCTCGCAGCCGCAACTGGGGGCGCAACCACAATCGCAGCAGCTATTGCAGCGATGCTTGTGGCACAGCCAACCAAATAGACGGCATTTTTTGCAGCAGGGCTGGCAGCAATCGCAGCAACTTGGAGCGCAGTTACAGGCTGACTCGCAACCGCAAGTCGGGGCACAACAAGCTGGCTCGCAACAACTTCCACAACCACCGCGATGATGGAACGCCTGGGCACTGCCGGCGCTCATCGCGACGCAGACGCCGGCCAAGAGGGCGGCGGCTACAAGAACACGACTCTTCATGGGAGGACTCCTAAACATTGGAACAAATCGGCAGCAACTTCGCCAAATCGCACTGGACATGCCGCTGAGCCTGCCCGTGCATTTCGCACTCGGGGCACTAGGCTATTCAGCAGGCGCGCCAGACTGTGTGGCATAACCTATGGCGTGGTATCGGTTCCCCAGCGAGTACCAATTAGCCAGATTGCCGAAATCGGTCACGTTGCGAAAAGTCACCAGTCCGCAAAGTCCAAGGATGCGGGGAGTGCAACGCAAGACAAGCTCTTCCGATCGTAGTAGAAGTAGGGGCAAGCAAGCGACAGAACCGGTTCATTCGCTACAAAGCGAACAGTCGATCAACCCAATCCAAGAGTGATTCGTCCAATTTCTTCGACGAGTTGACGACCAGCGGTTTGTCTTTCGTTGCAAACGACGCCGGCGGCTCAATTTTTCCTGTTCTCTCTGGGGAAACGAGAGGAAAGCAAATGCGCAGTTTTCCATCGCTGAACTCAAAGATCGGCGGCAGCCACAGCGATTCGACCGATTTCATCGATCAAATGTTTGAATGAAACAACCCATAAGCGGTGGGTGGAACCGATCTCGTTTTTACGATAAGCGAGATTCGATAGCAACCCGACACGGCGACCAAGACGGCGGCAGCGGCCGTTATTCCAGGACTTCCGTTTCACTTTCCTTTTACGAGCGCGGCCCGGAACTGCGTCATCCTTCACTGGGTAATGCACGAAATGGCGGGATATACCCGTGCAGCGGCGTGCGCTCAGCCTTCGGTTTGGGCTTCGCGGATGGAATGAAATGCCGCTCGACCAGTCGGTGGAAAACGTAGGCCGCGGCAACCGATGCTACGAGGCAAATCGGCATCACAATGATCAGTGTTTCGAGATTTCCTTTCATGCCTGCCTGAAAGGTGGCATAGCTGATGCCTTTGGCGATTAATGGGTGAATCAAATACACGCTGTAGCTCATTCCGCCGGCGACAGCTAGAGGTTTCAGCCAGCGACAGGCTCGAATCTGGCGGTCGTAGGGATACAGCAACGATGCCAGCAAGGCGAAGCCGTAGGCGACGAAGCGCTCCGTCGGATGGTTCGGATAGAATTCGAGCAGTTCGCTGGGATGTCGCAGCGATAGCAGGATGCCGGCGGCCAACATTGCATGAATCCAAGGGATTTGTTTGGGTGTGGCCTTGTTGACGCGGTAATACAGCAGAATGCCGGCGGCGATTTGAAACCAGCCGCCATCGAGGAGCGATCCTTTCACATCCCATCCGAACGACCACGAAATCAGCTTGCCGACGAAGATGAGGCCGGTCACTACGGCGGCGGCGGTGAACAAGCGGCGAGAAGCGACGATCAAGATCAAACCGGCGACTACGTAAAACTGCTCTTCATAGCACAATGTCCAGGTATTGGGCAGCAAATGCTGAGCGTCGCCCCCCATGACGCAGTGCCGCCACGATTCGGTAAGTGTCAAGTTGCCGAGCCATTCCCAGAGTGACATGGCGTGAGCATGGGGAACGGTAAAAATTCCATCGTGAAAAATGCCTGGCCAGCGATCGTTGAGGAAGACGATGGCAACGGCCGACAGTGTGATGGCCGTCCAATACGGCGGATAAATTCGCCAAAACCGACGCTTGGCGAACTCAAGGACGCCCCCCTTTTTTTGGCGAGCATGCAATGTCGCCATAATGCAATAGCCGCTGATAACAAAAAAAATCGGCACGCCAATCCACGTCCGAGCGGCGAGCCACATTCCGAGTGAGGCGGCGTCTTCGACCGTGCCGGCGCGATCGACAAAATGATGCCGAGCGGACTGCATCGTGGTGTGGAACACTACCAGCATCAAGCAGCACAGGCCGCGCCACAGATCGAGTGATTCGTACCGTGCCGACTTGGACAGCGATCCTTTCGCCGCGACCGAAATGTCTTCAGCCGGAATCTGTTTTGCGGGTGAACTGGGCAATTCAAGGATCGTAGACGACGGCACTTTGTCACTCCTGGAAATGGGTCGAATCGAAGGCGAGCTGGCACACAGTCGTGCCATGGTCAGCATGCAAAATGCGTTCCATGCTTGCCGACACGAGAATCGACGCGAAATTGAGGAAGATCGGCGTTGTGAAACCGCATCGGACGTTTCTATTTCGCAGCGCGATCGCAAACCAGGGTGCAAGCTTTCGACCGCGTAATAGGTTTGACCTGCCGAGGGCCGACGTTCGCATTTGGCTTGCCCAACGACCGCAAAGCGGCATAATCACTGTCATGCACCCCGTCGGACCACTACGAGTTTTGTACGAAGACAATCATTTGTTGGCCGTCGCCAAGCCTCCAGGAATTCCCACCCAAGGCGCAGCCAGGGGAAAAGCCAGTCTCGTTTCGCAAGCGAAAGATTACCTGCGACGGAAGTATCGCAAGCCAGGAAACGCCTATCTCGGGGTTGTGTCGCGACTCGACGCGACGACCAGCGGCATCGTTATTTTTGCCCGCACCTCGAAAGCCGCCGCGCGCCTGAGTGAGGAGTTTCGGCAGCGGCGCGTCGAAAAACTGTACTGGGCGTTGGTCGATGGCTGTATCGAACCGTCGAAGGCGGAATGGACCGATTGGATGGCGAAAGACGAGCGACGACAGCGGATGATGGTTGTGCCACAGGTGAAAGCGGGCGCCCAAGAAGCCCGACTATCCTACCGGCGGCGGAAGCAGTTTGCTGGGATCACTTGGGTCGAAATCTTGTTGGAAACCGGCCGCAAGCACCAAATTCGAGTACAATTTGCCGCCCGCAAGCACCCCGTCGTCGGCGACACGAAGTACGGCTCGCAGCATCCCTTTGCCGGGGGAATTGCGCTCCATTGCCGACGTCTGGCCATTTTGCATCCAGTGAAAAAAACACTACTCGAATTCATCGCACCCGTGCCCCACGCTTGGCAGAAGTTTAAGATACAGTAAAGTTGGCCGTAGAATTCGGTGCGGGTGCGTCCTTCGATGGACTCGCTGTCGAGCGGGCAGTTCGACGTCAAGGATTTCCACGGATGTCAGCGCCGGCTGTCTTGGTCCCTTACTCCGCGACCCTGCCTTGGAAGCACGTAAAACTTTTCGCAGCAGCGCACTTGCCAGCGGCCTGATCGCGACGGCCGATTTGGACGCGGCCATCGCAGCGTTGCGCAGCGAGCCGCTGGGCAGCGAGGCAGTCAGCAGTCCGCTGGCAAGCGCCGCACAAGCCCAGACGGCCGCCAAAGAGCAACTCGAAATCACCGATCGCCAGCTTGCCGATAAGCTCGTCGAAATGAACAAGCTGACTCGGTTTCAAGCCACGCAGTTGCTCGCCGGCTATTCGGTTCTGCACTTGCGCGAATATACAATATTGGAAGCGATCGGCCACGGCGGCATGGGAGCGGTGTTTAAGGCCGAGCATAAATTCATGGGGCGGATCGTCGCCGTGAAGGTGCTGCCTCAACACAAGGAAACGCCGGAAACGACGGCCAGCTTTTTGCACGAAATTCGTGCCCAGGCCAGGCTCAGCCACGAAAATCTGGTTCATGCATTTGACGCCGGCTACGAAGGAAAGCGATATTTTCTCGTCACGGAATATGTCCCCGGATCTGACTTGCGAAAGTATGTCAAGCAGCGCGGCCCACTGTCGATGAACGAAGCTGCTCGCATCGTGTCGCAAGCCGCCCGCGGATTGGCCCACGCCCACAGCCAAGGTCTGATTCACCGCGACATTAAACCGGGTAATTTACTCGTCACGCCCGACGGCAAAGTGAAAGTCTCCGATCTTGGCTTGGCCGGTTGGCTCGGAGACGCCGAAAAGGATCCACGGTTTGGCAAGATCGTCGGCACGGCCGACTATCTTTCGCCCGAGCAGATTCTGACGCCGCAGGGAGTCACGCCTACCAGCGATGTCTATTCACTCGGCTGTACGCTTTATTATTCCGTCACTGGCAAAGTCCCGTTTCCAGGCGGCACCACGCGCGACAAGGCGAAGCGGCACTTGGAAGATATGCCGCTGCACCCGCGCCGACTGAATCCCGCGCTCACCGACAACTTCGTCGACGTGATTGCCGACATGATGGACAAAGACCCGAAGCGGCGGGTGCAGTCGGCCGACGAGGTGATCCGTCGTCTCGAACCGTGGGTCAATCAGCGCATCGACGAGCAGCACATTGCGGCAGACAGCCGCTGGTCGTCACCCGACGAGCCAGTCGTCGCGGCCGGCAGCGAAACCGAAAGCGGCGAAGAACTTAGCGCCGCTCCCGAACCCAACTGGCACTTCGATGAAGGCCTGAGCCAAGCCAGCCAAAGCTTGCAGGGCACCGAACCTTTTGCCGCAGCCGATGAAGAGACGCTGCGGGTGCATTCTTCGAGTTCCTGGCTGGCACCGATCAAGACTCAAGTACGCCCGCTGGCCGTCCTGCTGGGAGCAATCGCCATTTCGGCGATTGTGTTATTACTGATCGTGTTTGTAAGTGCCTTGGTGCGGTAAATGAAAGCGCCGATGGTTGCGCATTATTTGAGGTAATTCACGAGCGCCTACGGATTCTTAAGCGTCGAATTATGTAGAAGCCTGCCACGAGTGCCGGATCATCGAGTCGGGCGATGGAACCATGGGTTCCGCGGCTTTCCTTGCCGACTCTGTTCTGGTTTCCATCCAAACTCTCCTGACGGCGAGACCTTGCAAGTTGATTGCCCAAGGGAGCCGAGGCTATGATGGACGACCTCCGGCGTAGGTTGCCGTCGGCGATGGCTGCGAGATGCCGCCGACTTTCGTAGGTAATTTGTAGTGGCGCTCCCCGAATAGTATACTGCACCTCCGCAACATGTGGCATTGCGTTTTGAGCACACGAGCATTGTTCGATCTCTCAACAATACAACCGATGATGAACTATCTTCGAGCTCTCTGTTCTTGCTGGGCGGAGCGCAAGCAATCTTGGCGCAGATCGCAGCGGTTGGTTTCGCACGCAAATCTTCGCGCCTTTGAGCACTTGGAAATGCGGAATCTGCTTACCGTCGCGCTGACGTCGGTGACCGATCCGATCAACAGCAGCAATGCCGCAAACGCCGTGATTCAAGGGACCGGAGATGTTGGCGCGGCAATTTCCGTGGCCGCCACGGATGGAACGCTTATCACAAGCTCCGTGTCAACGACCGTTGGCGCCGATGGCAAATGGTCGATCGCGAGTCTCAATGTTGCCGGGTTGCACGACGGCACCATCACCTACATTGCTGGAGATACGACTCATGGGCCGCCAAATGCGACACGGACGGCCGTGAAAGACACGGCGAGTCCGATCGTGCTGATCGTATCGGTGGTCAATCCATTGGCCCGTGGCGCCACGGGCAACGCGATTGTTCACGGCATTGGCGAAGTTGGCGCGACCGTCTCACTGAGCGCTAGCGATGGATCGCGCCTCACGAATCCGCTAACCACGACCGTGCCTGCCAATGGAGTCTGGTCCATCGAAGATCTCGATTTGAGCGAACTCCTCGACGGCACGATTCACTTGACCGTTACCGCGACCGACGCCGCCGGCAATCGCGCCACCAGCAGCCGCGATACGTCGAAGATCACCGCGGATGGCAGCTTGTCCGGATTTGTCTATGTTGATGCCAACAAGAATCATCGACGCGACGCCAATGAACACGTGCTCCAAGGAGTGTTGTTGGCTTTGAATGGCGTAGACGGTTCCAACGCGCTCCTTCCTACCCGAACAACTTTAACCGCGAGCGATGGTTCTTATCAGTTTGCAGGACTGATTCCAGGGACTTACCAGATTCGAGAAGTGCAACCTGCGAAACTCAGTAGCCAACGCGCCCGAGCCGGCACGCTGGGAGGCGTGGCAAAAACCAACATCATTTCGCAGATTGAAATCGCTTCCGGCGATCATGGAATGCAGTATGACTTTGGCGAAAAAGGCTTGAAATCGTCCGCCATATCGATTAATCCGTTCTTGGCCTCTTCATCGCCTAGTCAACAGCAATTGACCGACGCCGTTGCCCGCGGCGGCACATTCGCGCCCGCAGTCACATCGATTGACAAGCTGCAAATCGACCCGACCGCGGCCAGTACAGTGAAATATGCAGTGCATTTCAATAAACCAGTTCGCGGCGTTGATATCAACGACTTTTTATTGTTTGTGAATGGTCTCACGGGCGCGGCGATAACCAAGGTCTCAGGAAGCGGCGACTCGTATACGGTCAGCGTGAATACCGGCGCGGGCAATGGAGCACTCAGTCTCAATCTTGGCGACAATGACACGATCGTCGATCGCCGCGGCATTCCGCTCGGCGGTGGAGGGCTGGCCAATGGTGCGTTTATCGGAAGCAGCTACACGATTGCCAAAACACCGACACTATCGGTCACGTCTCTTCCGAATCCGATCGATCTAGTGAACGTCGCCACTGCATCGATTATTGGGACGGGCGAGCCAGGAGCCGTCATCTCGCTGGTTGTCGGCGATGTAACGCATTCGATCGCGGCAACATTCGCCCTGGTTGCGGCCGATGGCAGTTGGACCATCGGCGGATTGGATTTAACCGCGATCAACGACGGCTCACTTACGTTCACAGTCACAGCCCTCAACGCCGCCGGCAAGTCAGCTCAGTTGGTTCGCACCACCGAAAAGGACACCCTTGTTTCGGTCGTCGGCACGAATTTGCTTGACGACCCCAATCCCACCTCAGGCGTGTTCGGGTATAATAGTGTCTACTTTAATAAAGAGTCAGTGGTGAATATCACTTTACCGGGTGATTTCGCACTATAGGACACCGGCGACACCGCCGCGCGATGGGCACCGCCATAGTTGGCAGCGGTCGGGCCGTTGCCGTAACCTTCCAAATAGCGGTGGTACCGGAACGTTGGGGCCAACTTGGGTGGACGACGATTCGATTCTTGACGTATCCGGAAACCGAGGGGGCGGCGCGGAAGTCGGCATTGGCAGTTCCACCGGTCCATCATCCCAACTGGCATGAGAAGAGCGTCCGTGAATTGCTTTCATCTCACCTTGGAAACGTGGAAGAACTGCTTTTGGATTTCTAAACGCCAAGCTGATAAAGTAGATTTTTCTTCAATCAGCAAGACACAGCGGCCTTCGGCAATGTTACAATGAACGCTGGGGCATCGGCGGTCGACTATGGGGCGTCTGAGCAGCGGGTTTAGCCATCAAAGTCACAACGGCTATCATCACAAGTCCTGTCTGATCCATTGCATTGGATGGAACGGCAGTTTTTTATGATTTCATTCCGACGGGAGAATACCAGTCAATGAAGGATTATGCGTTTGCAGTTGCGGTCTCAATCGCGGCATCCCTATTTAGTAGTGTAACGGTTGCGGCGACTTATTCGATCACTCCCGTGGTCAGTGCTGCCTTTCAAAGCGACTTCACTCAGCTCCCCGTGGTGCCGAATTTCAACAACATGAATGTTGGCGCAACCTATATCTACCAAGTCGATTTCGTCTTGTTGGCGTCCGACTTCAATGCTGCTGCGAATCAACGCGGCTTTGGGAATATCGCCTTTGATATTGCGCTGGCGGGAGACAGCCTCCAGAGCGCCTTAAATCGCAATTGGTTGACCGATATTCCCCTAGTCGATACCAACGGATCACAGGGCGGAGGTTTGCTGCCGCTGTTGGACCTCAGTGCCGACATCGGCGGCGATACCGACGACATGATGGATATTTTTTCCAGTATCGATGTCATCCCTTCTCCAAATCCGGCGGACCCACGCCCACACGTCGGGGAATCGCCAGGAACTGTATTGGGATTTATGTACCTCAGTTGGGATGGCATCGGCCCGGAAACCGTCACGGCGCAGCCCCAAGTGACCGCGAATGGACCCCAAGTGTCGTTTGCCCGCATTGATAATGGCCAATTTCAGCAAGATCTAGCGGCCGTCTTGATGAATGCGACGCTCACCTTTGGAATTGCTCCGAGCAATGGCGATTTTGACACCGACGGCGACGTGGACGGGGCCGACTTTGTGATCTGGCAAACGCATTATCCCACCGCCACCGGCGCAACCTTAGCCGAGGGCGATGCCGATCTCGATGGCGATATCGACGGCGCAGATTTTGTGTTGTGGCAGACCAATTTCCCGTCGCCCATTTCTGGCGCGGCTGCGGTTCCGGAGCCGTCGGCTTGGGTCGGCTGCGCACTTGGCTGGATGTTCATCTCTTGGCGACTGCGGCGAAGATAATCATTCGGTTTCTGTTGGCCCGTGAAGGTTGGATCCGAGCAAATAGTTTCTAGCGATTCACTTTTCCACCTTCAACTTAGGTCGGCTCCACATCGTAGGAACGGTTGAGCGACACGGCATGCTTGCGAATGCGGTCGGAATGCCTGCTTTCAAACGTCATTTCCGCCGCGCCCACAGAACGCCGAATTTCATCAAGCGATACTCGAAGAAATTCTTATGGATTTCGACCGCAAAACCATGCCGCGTCAACAACTCGACTAGTTCCTGGTGGCGCTGCTGCGGCGTGTACTCGTGAAACTCCATCACGATTCGATCGATGCGGGCGAATGTCTCGCCGTCCAGTTCACGGAAGATTTCGTATTCCCCTCCTTCGCAATCACACTTTAGATAGTTCACGCGCTGGATGCCGTTGTCGTCGAGCATTCGTTGCAACGATTTCACGGGGGCGCGCTCCGTGACCGGCTGCGATTGATACCAGCCGTACCGCAGTTTGATCAGAATTCGCGTGGCAATCATCGGCTTCCAGGCGGCACGGTGGTTGACGATATTAAAGCCGGGGTAGGTGACTATCTCGAAGGTCTCGCCGTCGCGGCCGGCGGCTGCCTGGATCGGTACGACGTTCGTCAAGCCGTTTCGCTCGATATTCAGTCGCAGCACGTCCATCGCGCTGGTTGGCTCGACGGCCAAAACCTTGCCTTGCGTCGCCTGCCGAGCGGCCCATAAGACAAAGATGCCCATATTGGCGCCGATATCGACCACGGTATCGGTCGGGCGAATCTCAAAGCCGGGGCGCTCGTACCGCCGTTTCTTGAAGATCTCGTTGACCACATACCGCGCGGCTCCCTTCTGCTGCGAAGTGGCAAGGTACAG
This region of Pirellulales bacterium genomic DNA includes:
- a CDS encoding acyltransferase encodes the protein MPSSTILELPSSPAKQIPAEDISVAAKGSLSKSARYESLDLWRGLCCLMLVVFHTTMQSARHHFVDRAGTVEDAASLGMWLAARTWIGVPIFFVISGYCIMATLHARQKKGGVLEFAKRRFWRIYPPYWTAITLSAVAIVFLNDRWPGIFHDGIFTVPHAHAMSLWEWLGNLTLTESWRHCVMGGDAQHLLPNTWTLCYEEQFYVVAGLILIVASRRLFTAAAVVTGLIFVGKLISWSFGWDVKGSLLDGGWFQIAAGILLYYRVNKATPKQIPWIHAMLAAGILLSLRHPSELLEFYPNHPTERFVAYGFALLASLLYPYDRQIRACRWLKPLAVAGGMSYSVYLIHPLIAKGISYATFQAGMKGNLETLIIVMPICLVASVAAAYVFHRLVERHFIPSAKPKPKAERTPLHGYIPPFRALPSEG
- a CDS encoding RluA family pseudouridine synthase, yielding MHPVGPLRVLYEDNHLLAVAKPPGIPTQGAARGKASLVSQAKDYLRRKYRKPGNAYLGVVSRLDATTSGIVIFARTSKAAARLSEEFRQRRVEKLYWALVDGCIEPSKAEWTDWMAKDERRQRMMVVPQVKAGAQEARLSYRRRKQFAGITWVEILLETGRKHQIRVQFAARKHPVVGDTKYGSQHPFAGGIALHCRRLAILHPVKKTLLEFIAPVPHAWQKFKIQ
- a CDS encoding serine/threonine protein kinase, with protein sequence MEARKTFRSSALASGLIATADLDAAIAALRSEPLGSEAVSSPLASAAQAQTAAKEQLEITDRQLADKLVEMNKLTRFQATQLLAGYSVLHLREYTILEAIGHGGMGAVFKAEHKFMGRIVAVKVLPQHKETPETTASFLHEIRAQARLSHENLVHAFDAGYEGKRYFLVTEYVPGSDLRKYVKQRGPLSMNEAARIVSQAARGLAHAHSQGLIHRDIKPGNLLVTPDGKVKVSDLGLAGWLGDAEKDPRFGKIVGTADYLSPEQILTPQGVTPTSDVYSLGCTLYYSVTGKVPFPGGTTRDKAKRHLEDMPLHPRRLNPALTDNFVDVIADMMDKDPKRRVQSADEVIRRLEPWVNQRIDEQHIAADSRWSSPDEPVVAAGSETESGEELSAAPEPNWHFDEGLSQASQSLQGTEPFAAADEETLRVHSSSSWLAPIKTQVRPLAVLLGAIAISAIVLLLIVFVSALVR
- a CDS encoding FkbM family methyltransferase, which gives rise to MIGSVFHATFDMSATTSPEFKLDLGDGLSLYLATSQQKGAARYVVNEIFKKRRYERPGFEIRPTDTVVDIGANMGIFVLWAARQATQGKVLAVEPTSAMDVLRLNIERNGLTNVVPIQAAAGRDGETFEIVTYPGFNIVNHRAAWKPMIATRILIKLRYGWYQSQPVTERAPVKSLQRMLDDNGIQRVNYLKCDCEGGEYEIFRELDGETFARIDRIVMEFHEYTPQQRHQELVELLTRHGFAVEIHKNFFEYRLMKFGVLWARRK